A region from the uncultured Holophaga sp. genome encodes:
- a CDS encoding FUSC family protein produces MFPMPGPAQRLLLQERAGAATRAALSFVAPLALVVTGHLQPLQGIVACFSAHSLTMLDAKGSYGHRLRLLALQALIMALAVGLGGLATHHLAAALAGAVFMAMATGFLRHLSPEYGAGMATPAVLLYFTALSGFHPLPARTLGLLMGTSLLGSLWGIALLVAAWPISPQHPLRAGVSETWKALGAFASALAKGTGLPSDTRHQELVGRELALDQAAAHAQGVLDPHPGMTWFTLLNREAGALATLMASLDQLLGTLPRDAHREEAFRNLALGLCLTSEVVAEALVTRRGAPTRRVAVEAAGLQQAMGVLRTRMAASGADPERRAHARELLDALDRALSELPRTLLQANGQADAPPMPLRSLEELEAPAPSPFGRLFNLDAMGHDLLRYSRRLAVAMLLGTAVYQILRIPHGFWIPFSTLVVLQPDYGSTLARAFHRTLGTLLGGLAASLLLWIHLPQVGLLVLSALLVAAFTHYVKRHYGFGIFLLTVLVVLQFEALGPVSLHLTLERLACCAGGSLLAVLAALTLWPVWEEQRFRPHLARTLETQAAYMEPLLNTLQTGGGDVPRELLRAKLANEVALAQLFACIRRLGQDPGGHRDALGPAAALAQTSLRLTHILNSMMVRLERREAFPAEAGMAPCGSCAGQILRALATTLRGTPPEGDTCLGLCAPQRALLEKHPDAWVATRLEHAAFELDVLKVGIQKLLGNNLEEEPRGQAHPGGGSSCR; encoded by the coding sequence ATGTTCCCCATGCCAGGTCCCGCCCAGCGCCTGCTCCTGCAGGAGCGGGCGGGTGCGGCCACCCGTGCGGCCCTCTCCTTCGTCGCCCCCCTGGCCCTGGTGGTGACCGGTCACCTGCAGCCGCTCCAGGGCATCGTGGCCTGCTTTTCCGCCCACAGCCTGACCATGCTCGACGCCAAGGGTTCCTATGGGCACCGTCTGCGCCTCCTGGCGCTCCAGGCCCTCATCATGGCCTTGGCTGTGGGGCTGGGCGGGCTGGCGACACACCACCTCGCAGCCGCCCTGGCCGGAGCGGTCTTCATGGCCATGGCCACCGGCTTCCTCCGCCACTTGAGTCCCGAATACGGCGCAGGGATGGCCACCCCGGCGGTGCTGCTCTACTTCACAGCCCTCTCAGGCTTCCACCCCCTGCCCGCCCGCACCCTGGGGCTTCTCATGGGGACCTCGCTCCTGGGGAGTCTCTGGGGCATCGCACTCCTCGTAGCGGCTTGGCCCATCTCCCCCCAGCATCCCCTGCGGGCCGGGGTGTCGGAGACCTGGAAGGCCCTGGGCGCCTTTGCCTCAGCCCTTGCCAAGGGGACAGGGCTGCCGTCCGACACCCGCCACCAGGAGCTTGTGGGCCGGGAGCTGGCCCTGGATCAGGCAGCGGCCCATGCCCAGGGTGTTCTGGATCCCCATCCGGGGATGACCTGGTTCACCCTCCTCAACCGGGAGGCCGGCGCCCTGGCGACCCTGATGGCCTCCCTGGACCAGCTTCTGGGGACCCTGCCCCGGGATGCCCACCGTGAAGAGGCCTTCCGGAACCTTGCCCTGGGGCTGTGCCTCACCTCCGAGGTGGTGGCGGAGGCCCTGGTCACCCGCCGGGGAGCTCCGACCCGTCGAGTGGCGGTGGAGGCTGCGGGACTGCAGCAGGCCATGGGGGTGCTCCGGACCCGGATGGCGGCATCCGGGGCGGATCCAGAGCGCCGGGCCCATGCCCGGGAACTCCTGGATGCCCTGGACCGGGCCCTCTCCGAACTACCCAGGACCCTGCTCCAGGCCAACGGCCAGGCCGATGCACCCCCGATGCCCCTCCGATCCCTGGAGGAACTGGAAGCTCCGGCCCCCTCCCCCTTCGGGCGGCTCTTCAACCTGGACGCCATGGGGCATGACCTGCTGCGCTACAGCCGGCGCCTGGCGGTGGCCATGCTGCTCGGGACTGCGGTGTACCAGATCCTCCGGATCCCCCATGGTTTCTGGATCCCCTTCAGCACCTTGGTAGTGCTGCAGCCAGACTACGGCTCCACCCTCGCCCGGGCCTTCCACCGGACCCTGGGCACCCTGCTGGGCGGACTGGCTGCCAGCCTGCTCCTCTGGATCCATCTCCCCCAGGTGGGCCTCCTGGTGCTCTCCGCCCTCCTGGTGGCGGCCTTCACCCACTACGTGAAGCGCCACTATGGGTTTGGCATCTTCCTGCTGACCGTCCTGGTCGTCCTCCAGTTCGAGGCCCTGGGGCCGGTGAGCCTCCACCTGACCCTGGAGCGCCTGGCCTGCTGTGCCGGAGGCAGTCTGTTGGCGGTCCTGGCGGCCCTGACCCTCTGGCCCGTCTGGGAGGAACAGCGCTTCCGGCCCCACCTGGCCAGGACCCTGGAGACCCAGGCCGCCTACATGGAACCCCTTCTGAACACCCTGCAGACGGGCGGGGGTGATGTCCCCCGCGAGCTCCTCCGGGCGAAGCTGGCCAACGAGGTCGCCCTGGCCCAGCTCTTCGCCTGCATCCGGCGCCTCGGCCAGGACCCCGGAGGGCACCGGGATGCCCTGGGCCCCGCTGCCGCCCTGGCCCAGACCTCCCTGCGCCTCACCCACATCCTCAACTCCATGATGGTCCGCCTGGAACGCCGCGAAGCCTTCCCCGCCGAAGCCGGCATGGCCCCATGCGGATCCTGCGCTGGACAAATTCTCCGGGCCCTGGCCACCACACTGCGGGGCACCCCCCCCGAGGGGGACACCTGCCTGGGCCTCTGCGCCCCCCAACGGGCCCTCCTGGAAAAGCACCCGGACGCCTGGGTTGCCACTCGCCTGGAGCATGCGGCCTTCGAGCTGGATGTCCTAAAGGTGGGCATCCAGAAACTCCTCGGGAACAACCTGGAGGAGGAACCCAGGGGACAGGCTCATCCAGGGGGAGGCTCCTCCTGCCGGTAG
- a CDS encoding PAS domain S-box protein, which produces MAILELDIRTMIGVLALGNVLSLILFLTYRSWDPDAWRSRVLIAAKSGQIVGWVLMGCRSVIPDLASIYLGNIIIYQGFALEALVLTSFSPRPRLWERACLTVSLGGGLVFCLFARAPHDRVMLASGVVCLIFLLEAGALLSTPGRRPPERVMGVFNGLLGGLMGYRALVAALGPGDFSLLSRNGVQSASFLLFILAMMVNGTGAMILMLEEGTRRLRQSQVKFATIFRSAPCAILLTDLRDGKIQDVNAHFAMITGYVPQEAIGRTTLELGLFPDEGSRRRYLQALGQSGAVQGFELVFGRKGGELSTGILSGELVDLGGEAVIVSCVVDITERKRLETERDGIIRELQAALSEVKVLSGLLPICASCKKIRDDQGYWNQIEGYLMEHAGAAFTHGLCPDCVRHYFPDYRQEEPPPG; this is translated from the coding sequence TTGGCCATTCTCGAGTTGGATATCCGCACCATGATCGGAGTCCTCGCACTGGGGAATGTCCTCTCGCTGATTCTGTTCCTGACTTACCGCTCCTGGGATCCGGACGCCTGGCGCAGCCGGGTGCTCATCGCCGCCAAGTCCGGCCAGATTGTGGGTTGGGTCCTCATGGGGTGCCGCAGTGTCATCCCGGACCTGGCTTCCATATACCTAGGCAACATCATCATCTACCAGGGCTTTGCCCTGGAGGCCCTGGTGCTGACCTCCTTCAGCCCCCGCCCAAGGCTCTGGGAGCGCGCCTGCCTGACTGTGAGTCTGGGGGGGGGCCTGGTCTTCTGTCTTTTCGCCAGGGCACCCCATGACCGGGTGATGCTCGCCTCGGGGGTGGTATGTCTCATCTTCCTACTGGAGGCCGGCGCTCTCCTCTCGACTCCGGGTCGCCGTCCCCCCGAACGGGTGATGGGGGTTTTCAACGGGCTCCTGGGCGGCCTCATGGGGTACAGAGCCCTGGTTGCGGCCCTCGGCCCCGGGGACTTCTCCCTGCTGAGCCGGAACGGGGTCCAGAGTGCCTCCTTCCTCCTCTTCATCCTGGCGATGATGGTCAATGGGACCGGGGCCATGATCCTCATGCTGGAGGAGGGGACCCGGCGGCTGAGGCAGAGCCAGGTCAAGTTCGCCACCATCTTCCGCTCAGCACCCTGTGCCATCCTGCTGACCGATTTGCGGGACGGGAAGATCCAGGATGTGAATGCCCACTTTGCCATGATCACCGGCTATGTCCCCCAGGAGGCGATCGGGCGGACTACGCTGGAGCTGGGGCTCTTTCCCGATGAAGGAAGCCGGAGGCGGTACCTCCAGGCCCTGGGACAGTCAGGGGCGGTCCAGGGTTTTGAGCTGGTTTTCGGGCGCAAGGGCGGCGAGCTCAGCACGGGTATCCTCTCCGGAGAGCTCGTGGACCTCGGCGGAGAGGCGGTGATCGTCTCCTGTGTGGTGGACATCACCGAACGGAAACGGCTGGAGACGGAGCGCGACGGGATCATCCGGGAACTCCAGGCGGCCCTCTCCGAGGTGAAGGTGCTGAGCGGGCTGTTGCCCATCTGCGCCTCCTGCAAAAAGATCCGCGATGACCAGGGCTACTGGAACCAGATTGAGGGCTATCTGATGGAGCACGCAGGCGCTGCTTTCACCCATGGGCTCTGCCCGGACTGTGTCAGGCACTACTTCCCGGACTACCGGCAGGAGGAGCCTCCCCCTGGATGA
- a CDS encoding cobyrinate a,c-diamide synthase, producing the protein MNPLQSAVHRSTPAFLLAGTHSGCGKSTLTAGLLRAFRNRGQGVAPFKTGPDYLDPQLHAVAAGRPSWNLDGWFMDDEALREAYALGARGADLGLVEGVMGLFDGADPVSFQGSAADLACRLGLPVVLVVDGSGAGGSVAATVLGHRRLMPGLDLAGVILNRLSGEGHFRLQERAIQAHTDVPVLGYAGRSKTWRLPERHLGIHRPHEVEGLEGALDALASELSRTLDLDCLLKQARVPGALPVLGAPGPGSLPVALARDEAFCFTYADTLDRLERLGVRWVPFSPLRERLPEGVAGLYLPGGYPELHAAELAGNGAFLADLREAQARQLPIFAECGGYMVLSDALLDMEGRAHPMAGVIPGRTRMAGRLQSFGYKRLRAQRDTLLCPAGAEGKAHEFHHSIWEGELSSPAWHMENLAGVGGFEGFACGNLLAGYAHLHFGGQPHWARAWVARMAAWLAGQPA; encoded by the coding sequence GTGAACCCTCTTCAGTCTGCCGTCCACCGGTCCACGCCTGCGTTCCTGCTGGCCGGGACCCACTCCGGCTGCGGCAAGAGCACGCTGACCGCCGGCCTCCTCCGGGCCTTCCGGAACCGGGGGCAGGGGGTGGCGCCCTTCAAGACCGGCCCCGATTACCTGGATCCCCAGCTCCATGCGGTGGCCGCCGGTCGCCCCAGCTGGAACCTGGACGGCTGGTTCATGGATGATGAGGCCCTGCGGGAGGCCTATGCCCTGGGGGCCAGGGGTGCCGACCTGGGGCTGGTGGAAGGGGTCATGGGTCTCTTTGACGGCGCTGATCCCGTCAGCTTCCAGGGTTCAGCGGCAGATCTCGCCTGCCGTCTTGGGTTGCCTGTGGTGCTGGTGGTGGACGGCTCCGGTGCCGGGGGAAGCGTGGCGGCCACGGTCCTGGGGCACCGCAGGCTCATGCCCGGCCTCGATCTGGCCGGAGTCATTCTCAACCGCCTCTCGGGGGAGGGCCACTTCCGCCTTCAGGAGCGGGCCATCCAGGCCCATACCGATGTGCCGGTCCTGGGCTACGCGGGCAGGTCGAAGACCTGGAGGCTGCCAGAGCGACATCTGGGGATCCATCGCCCCCATGAGGTGGAGGGCCTGGAGGGGGCCCTGGATGCCCTGGCCTCTGAACTCTCCCGGACCCTGGACCTGGACTGTCTGCTCAAACAGGCCCGGGTTCCGGGGGCCCTGCCCGTCCTCGGGGCTCCCGGGCCCGGCTCCCTTCCCGTGGCCCTGGCCCGGGACGAGGCCTTCTGCTTCACCTATGCCGATACCCTGGATCGCCTGGAGCGTCTGGGGGTCCGCTGGGTCCCCTTCAGCCCCCTGCGGGAGCGGCTCCCCGAGGGCGTGGCGGGGCTCTACCTCCCCGGTGGGTACCCCGAGCTGCACGCTGCCGAGCTCGCTGGCAACGGGGCCTTCCTGGCGGACCTGCGGGAGGCCCAGGCCAGGCAGCTGCCCATCTTCGCGGAGTGCGGAGGCTACATGGTGCTGAGCGATGCCCTGTTGGACATGGAGGGCAGGGCCCACCCCATGGCGGGCGTCATCCCCGGGCGCACCCGCATGGCCGGTCGTCTGCAGTCCTTCGGTTACAAGCGGCTGAGGGCCCAGCGGGACACCCTCCTCTGCCCTGCCGGGGCCGAGGGCAAGGCCCACGAGTTCCACCACTCCATCTGGGAGGGGGAGCTGAGCTCCCCGGCCTGGCACATGGAGAACCTGGCCGGGGTGGGGGGCTTTGAGGGCTTTGCCTGTGGCAACCTCCTGGCGGGGTACGCCCATCTGCACTTCGGTGGTCAGCCCCACTGGGCCCGGGCCTGGGTGGCCCGGATGGCAGCCTGGTTGGCGGGGCAGCCCGCCTGA
- a CDS encoding Spy/CpxP family protein refolding chaperone: protein MSTLLVTLPAGAQPTRGKRSEEGRPAPRTPGQHPFPLLDMARPLELSEKQVEAIKQKLEARAKTEEAAHKEGRKAMEAVMKAMEDPAVSNEQFRALAEKAAKLRTDEMVGDRVLLQDCLAVLTAEQKAKLAKLRSEGPGKCEQGRPGPDGPEGHGPHGGPGGPRMQPGMMPPPPPPCDMEGPEGEAPGQR from the coding sequence ATGTCCACGCTTCTCGTCACCCTCCCGGCGGGTGCCCAGCCGACCCGCGGAAAGCGCTCCGAGGAGGGCCGTCCCGCTCCCCGGACGCCTGGACAGCACCCCTTCCCCCTGCTCGACATGGCTCGCCCGCTGGAACTGAGTGAGAAGCAGGTGGAGGCCATCAAGCAAAAGCTGGAGGCCAGGGCAAAGACCGAGGAGGCCGCCCACAAGGAGGGCCGCAAGGCCATGGAGGCGGTCATGAAGGCCATGGAGGACCCTGCCGTCAGCAACGAGCAGTTCCGCGCCCTGGCAGAGAAAGCCGCCAAGCTCCGCACCGACGAGATGGTGGGTGACCGGGTTCTCCTCCAGGACTGCCTGGCAGTCCTCACCGCCGAGCAGAAGGCCAAGCTCGCCAAGCTCCGATCCGAAGGCCCCGGCAAGTGCGAACAGGGTCGGCCCGGCCCCGACGGCCCCGAGGGACATGGACCCCACGGCGGCCCCGGGGGCCCCAGGATGCAGCCAGGCATGATGCCTCCCCCTCCCCCCCCCTGCGACATGGAGGGGCCTGAGGGCGAGGCTCCGGGACAGCGCTAG
- a CDS encoding LysR substrate-binding domain-containing protein gives MDFRQFRYFATAAEELHFARAAERLGIAQPALSQQIKALEDQLGVRLFSRIRKRVALTEAGGAFLVEVRSTLATADRAVRLAQEIARGEAGKIEIGFVGSVMYQPDFPHLLKTYQTDRPGVEIQLHEMALLPQIAGLVDMSLDLAIVRNPLPRELPEELEAFVLSSQRLVAVLPGDHPLAGEKSLSLPQLAGDSFLTYVDPGGVGLGHAQVQLCRDAGFEPRIHLRLNETGTLVCLVAAGHGVSILPESVAHLRMPEVCYLPFRDMEPRSELVVIARRFEASRAVRELLGRMRQELAPQHARR, from the coding sequence ATGGACTTCCGTCAGTTCCGCTACTTCGCGACGGCTGCCGAAGAACTCCACTTTGCGCGCGCGGCGGAGCGTCTGGGGATCGCCCAGCCCGCCCTGAGTCAGCAGATCAAGGCACTCGAGGATCAGCTCGGGGTCCGTCTCTTCAGCCGGATCCGCAAGCGGGTGGCGCTGACCGAGGCCGGTGGGGCCTTTCTGGTGGAGGTGCGCAGCACGCTTGCCACGGCTGACCGTGCTGTGCGTCTGGCCCAGGAGATCGCCCGAGGGGAGGCCGGGAAGATCGAGATAGGCTTTGTGGGCAGCGTGATGTACCAGCCTGACTTCCCCCACCTGCTCAAGACCTACCAGACAGACCGGCCTGGGGTCGAGATCCAGCTCCACGAAATGGCCCTTCTGCCCCAGATCGCCGGGCTGGTCGACATGAGCCTCGATCTGGCCATCGTCCGGAATCCCCTTCCCCGGGAGCTCCCTGAGGAACTCGAAGCCTTCGTTCTCAGCAGTCAGCGGCTGGTGGCGGTGCTGCCCGGAGACCATCCCCTGGCCGGGGAGAAGAGCCTCTCCCTCCCCCAGCTGGCGGGTGACAGCTTCCTGACCTATGTGGATCCCGGCGGGGTTGGACTGGGGCACGCCCAGGTCCAGCTCTGCCGGGATGCCGGCTTCGAGCCCAGGATCCACCTGCGCCTGAACGAGACCGGGACTCTGGTATGCCTGGTGGCCGCCGGGCATGGGGTCAGCATCCTGCCGGAGTCCGTGGCCCATCTCCGGATGCCTGAGGTCTGCTACCTGCCTTTCCGGGACATGGAGCCCCGCTCGGAGCTGGTGGTGATCGCCCGGCGCTTCGAAGCGTCCAGGGCTGTCAGGGAACTCCTGGGGCGGATGCGCCAAGAGCTGGCCCCCCAGCACGCAAGGCGCTGA